A window from Desulfotignum phosphitoxidans DSM 13687 encodes these proteins:
- a CDS encoding phospholipase D-like domain-containing protein, whose translation MSENVFYFILVQTSAIVSGMLVLGSLGHMVYQRREPPSMIAWLLAIILLPYLAVPLYFILRSRKLKRREKTALKLAKKGEIPDSKATPIDMVLRNNGIAGATFGNRFFFYTDGVKAYNMLMEQIASARHTILISTYVLRPDPVGKNVLSALTRKASQGVQVKLLIDCIGSLPLYFRQKPLKSLRKAGGQVAFYMPLMTRPFQNYINLRNHRKIFIFDDCTVLSGGMNISREYMGPSPYDQRWTDILFYLEGPAVFHYREIFTEDWNHTAREELAIPDFLPEATGDATLQVVPSGPDIPSDALYEALLFAVFSARERIWIVTPYFVPDKSLMQALVIACHRGVDVRLITPASSNHLIADLSRSSFMRDLAGKGVKVLLYPHGMIHAKAMLFDDRGVVMGSANFDQRSLFLNYEVVSFAYSRSIIDPCAAWMTQLIADCTPRMQPAGRWRRISENLMSVFAPLL comes from the coding sequence ATGAGTGAAAACGTTTTTTATTTTATCCTGGTGCAGACCTCCGCCATTGTGTCCGGGATGCTGGTTCTGGGTTCCCTGGGACACATGGTTTACCAGCGCAGAGAGCCCCCCAGCATGATTGCCTGGCTTCTGGCCATTATTCTGCTGCCTTATCTGGCGGTGCCGCTTTATTTTATTCTCAGGAGCCGGAAACTCAAGCGACGGGAAAAAACGGCCCTCAAGCTGGCCAAAAAAGGTGAAATCCCGGACTCAAAAGCCACGCCGATCGACATGGTGCTGCGAAACAACGGAATTGCCGGTGCCACCTTTGGGAACCGGTTTTTCTTTTATACCGACGGTGTCAAAGCCTATAACATGCTCATGGAACAAATCGCTTCCGCCCGGCACACCATTCTTATCTCCACATATGTCTTACGTCCGGATCCCGTGGGAAAAAACGTGCTGTCCGCTCTGACCCGGAAAGCGTCCCAGGGGGTGCAGGTGAAACTACTCATCGACTGCATCGGCTCCCTGCCCCTGTATTTTCGCCAGAAACCGCTGAAAAGCTTAAGAAAAGCCGGGGGACAGGTGGCGTTTTACATGCCGCTGATGACCCGGCCGTTCCAGAACTATATCAATCTGAGAAACCATCGGAAAATCTTTATTTTTGACGATTGCACGGTGCTTTCCGGCGGCATGAACATTTCCAGGGAATATATGGGACCTTCCCCGTATGATCAGCGGTGGACGGACATTCTGTTTTACCTTGAAGGACCGGCCGTGTTTCATTACCGGGAAATTTTCACGGAAGACTGGAATCATACAGCCCGAGAAGAACTGGCCATTCCGGATTTCCTGCCGGAGGCCACGGGAGATGCCACCCTTCAGGTGGTGCCTTCAGGACCGGATATTCCAAGCGATGCCTTATACGAAGCCCTGCTGTTTGCCGTTTTTTCCGCCCGGGAACGTATCTGGATCGTAACGCCCTATTTTGTTCCGGATAAAAGCCTGATGCAGGCGTTGGTCATTGCCTGCCACAGAGGCGTGGATGTAAGGCTCATCACCCCGGCCAGTTCCAATCACCTGATCGCTGACCTGAGCCGGTCCAGTTTCATGCGGGACCTGGCCGGCAAAGGCGTGAAAGTGCTTTTGTATCCCCACGGCATGATTCATGCCAAAGCCATGCTGTTCGATGACCGGGGCGTGGTGATGGGATCTGCCAATTTTGACCAGCGCAGTCTGTTTCTCAATTATGAAGTGGTCAGCTTTGCCTATTCCAGATCCATTATCGATCCATGTGCCGCCTGGATGACCCAGTTGATTGCAGATTGCACCCCCCGTATGCAGCCGGCCGGCCGGTGGCGCCGGATCAGTGAAAACCTCATGAGCGTGTTTGCGCCACTGCTGTGA
- a CDS encoding endonuclease/exonuclease/phosphatase family protein has product MFKPEIPLLRSPLILENKIIACDFGILCWNVHKENLKPEFDTMIKNWVRQFDMDILLFQEAVFPDTLFSVGGLSYAAAANIRIRERHFGVLTAATADIHTKTDVMSLARETLLATRKNILMTRYWLGTGDLLLVVNVHAVNFTSRAWYEWEFSRLLKTLQHHSGPMILAGDFNCWNRSRLEFITGLTRKLGLEQARPKRPHLVKQVFGFELDRIYFRQLTLNHMDAMENRLFSDHNPLLARFSCILPQ; this is encoded by the coding sequence ATGTTTAAACCGGAAATCCCCTTATTGCGGTCCCCGCTGATTCTGGAAAACAAGATCATTGCTTGTGATTTCGGTATCCTGTGCTGGAATGTTCACAAGGAAAACCTGAAACCGGAATTTGACACCATGATTAAAAACTGGGTCCGGCAGTTTGACATGGATATTCTTCTGTTCCAGGAAGCCGTGTTTCCGGACACGCTGTTTTCCGTGGGCGGGCTGTCCTATGCAGCCGCCGCCAATATCCGAATACGGGAACGCCATTTCGGGGTTCTGACCGCTGCCACAGCCGATATTCACACCAAAACCGATGTCATGTCCCTGGCCAGAGAGACCCTGCTCGCCACCCGGAAAAACATCCTCATGACCCGGTACTGGCTGGGCACCGGGGATCTGCTGCTGGTGGTCAATGTGCATGCCGTCAATTTCACCTCCCGGGCCTGGTATGAATGGGAATTTTCCCGGTTGCTCAAAACGTTGCAGCACCATTCCGGCCCCATGATTCTGGCCGGAGACTTCAACTGCTGGAACCGATCCAGGCTTGAGTTTATCACGGGTCTGACCCGGAAACTGGGCCTGGAACAGGCCCGGCCAAAACGGCCCCATCTGGTGAAACAGGTGTTCGGGTTTGAACTGGACCGCATCTATTTCCGCCAATTGACCCTGAACCACATGGATGCCATGGAAAACCGCCTGTTTTCAGACCATAACCCGCTGCTGGCAAGATTTTCCTGTATCCTTCCCCAATGA